The genomic interval TCTTGCACCAGGATGGAAGGGGAATCTTACCACAATGCTACTACCATCAATGGCACCCCAGTGAATCACCAGCCTTTGGAACGCCACAGGTTGTGGGAAGTCATCCCCATCGCAGCTGTGACAGCTGTGGTGAGCCTGATCACCATCGTGGGTAACATCTTAGTCATGATCTCGTTCAAAGTCAACAGCCAGCTGAAGACAGTTAACAACTATTACCTGCTCAGCTTAGCCTGTGCAGATCTCATCATTGGGATCTTCTCCATGAACCTCTACACTACCTACATCCTCATGGGACACTGGGCTCTCGGGAGTCTGGCTTGTGACCTGTGGCTTGCACTGGACTACGTGGCCAGCAATGCTTCTGTCATGAACCTTCTGGTGATCAGTTTTGACCGATACTTTTCTATCACAAGACCCCTGACGTATCGGGCCAAGCGTACCCCAAAGAGGGCTGGCATCATGATTGGCTTGGCCTGGCTGATCTCCTTCATCCTCTGGGCCCCAGCGATCCTCTGCTGGCAGTACTTGGTTGGGGAGCGGACGGTCCCACCAGATGAGTGCCAGATCCAGTTCCTCTCGGAGCCCACCATCACTTTTGGCACTGCCATCGCTGCATTCTACATCCCTGTTTCCGTGATGACAATCCTCTACTGCCGAATCTACCGGGAAACGGAGAAGCGAACCAAGGACCTGGCCGACCTGCAGGGCTCTGACTGCGTGGCTGAAACTGAGAAGAGAAAGCCAGCTCACGAGGCTCTGCTCACGTCCTGCTTTAGCTGCCCCCAGCCCACACTGGCCCAGAGGGAAAGGAACCAAGCCTCCTGGTCATCCTCCTGCAGGAGCACCTCCGGCACTGGGAAGCCATCCCGAGCCACTGGCCCGAGCACGGAGTGGGGCAAAGCTGAGCAGCTAACCACCTGTAGCAGCTACCCCTCCTCAGAAGATGAGGACAAGCCCACCACTGACCCCGTCTTTCAAGTGGTCTACAAGAGTCAGGCCAAGGAGAGCCCAGGGGAAGAATTCAGTGCTGAAGAGACCAAGGAGACTTTTGTGAACgctcaaactgaaaaaaatgactaTGACACCCAAAAATACTTCCTGTCTCCAGCCACTGCTCATCGACCCAAGAGTCAGAAGTGCGTGGCCTATAAGTTCCGACTGGTGGTGAAAGCTGATGGGACCCAGGATACCAACAGCGGCTGTCGCAAGGTGAAAATCATGCCCTGCTCCTTCCCGGTGTCCAAGGACCATTCGACCCCTCCCAACGTCAGCCATCAGATGACCAAACGAAAGAGGATGGTCCTTGTCAAAGAGAGGAAAGCAGCCCAGACCCTGAGTGCAATTCTCCTGGCTTTCATCATCACGTGGACTCCTTACAACATCATGGTCCTGGTTTCCACCTTCTGCGACAAGTGTGTCCCAGTCACCCTGTGGCACTTGGGCTACTGGCTGTGCTACGTCAATAGCACTGTCAACCCCATTTGCTATGCCCTCTGCAACAGAACCTTCAGGAAGACCTTTAAGATGCTGCTTCTCTGccgatggaaaaagaaaaaagtggaagagAAATTGTACTGGCAGGGGAACAGCAAGCTCCCCTGAAAAGTAACGACTCCCCTCAAAAGAGTGACCATGGTCAAGGTCCTCTGAGGATGGGTGAGCTGATTCTGGTTTACTTTTCAAAGAGACCTTTTGAGTCCCTGAGGACATGGAAAGCCTCGAGGTCTGTCGCCAAAAGGAAAGAGTCACAGCTGCCACAGTTGCTGCCATATTGAATGATTCTTATCCATGACCAGGGTCGCCTGATGCTGCTGGACTGTTTGCCaccaaagaaaagagacagactCGTGACCCTTCACAGGAGGAGGAGCACTTGGTCACAGTGAACAACAACTGAGGCAGCTCCTGTCCAACGTTCTGTGGGCAACAGCAGAACCGGTGGAAACTGTCACAGAGTTTTGTGCAGTATGTACGTGTCTGTGAAGCTGTCTCATTGAGAACCAGGAGAATGTAAGTCAGTGTCACCTGTTAACAAGAGTGATATTCAACTGGCTTCTaagattctatttctttataaacTGATCAGTATTTATTATGCAGCTATTATGTGTTCTGTACTGTGGTATGTTTTCCTGTCCCTACATCTGAGCAAAGctcttgctcttccttttcaCAACTGATGCCAATTCCTGGTACCCACTGAGGCCAGGCTGGTCCCCACACAACCACCCTTCCTCTCAGAGTCCTGGGTCTGAAAGGACACTGGAACCTGATCACACCCAGTCCTACAGAGAAGCCTCCATTCTGCTAATAAAGGTGACCAGGTGTCCACAgtcagttattttgtttttaccagtggggatgtttttccttttatgtaaacAAATATTATGTATTGTAGTTTGTGCCCTTTGAAcccatttatttatgctctgtcCTTAGGAAGACTAATTGTATGACAGCTCTTCACTGGGTAAAGACCTTCTCCAGTCTGTTTAATCATGGTTCTCTTAAATCACTTCCAGAGGTCTTACTTTCTAATCTCTTCACAAGGCAAACCTGAGGCAAAAATGTGCAAAACAAATTTGGTTTCACTCCATGCTTTTGAACTTCTTccaggccctttttttttttcttttttttttttttgcggtacgcaggcctct from Physeter macrocephalus isolate SW-GA chromosome 11, ASM283717v5, whole genome shotgun sequence carries:
- the CHRM5 gene encoding muscarinic acetylcholine receptor M5; this translates as MEGESYHNATTINGTPVNHQPLERHRLWEVIPIAAVTAVVSLITIVGNILVMISFKVNSQLKTVNNYYLLSLACADLIIGIFSMNLYTTYILMGHWALGSLACDLWLALDYVASNASVMNLLVISFDRYFSITRPLTYRAKRTPKRAGIMIGLAWLISFILWAPAILCWQYLVGERTVPPDECQIQFLSEPTITFGTAIAAFYIPVSVMTILYCRIYRETEKRTKDLADLQGSDCVAETEKRKPAHEALLTSCFSCPQPTLAQRERNQASWSSSCRSTSGTGKPSRATGPSTEWGKAEQLTTCSSYPSSEDEDKPTTDPVFQVVYKSQAKESPGEEFSAEETKETFVNAQTEKNDYDTQKYFLSPATAHRPKSQKCVAYKFRLVVKADGTQDTNSGCRKVKIMPCSFPVSKDHSTPPNVSHQMTKRKRMVLVKERKAAQTLSAILLAFIITWTPYNIMVLVSTFCDKCVPVTLWHLGYWLCYVNSTVNPICYALCNRTFRKTFKMLLLCRWKKKKVEEKLYWQGNSKLP